The Paramisgurnus dabryanus chromosome 1, PD_genome_1.1, whole genome shotgun sequence genome includes a window with the following:
- the LOC135720619 gene encoding hemoglobin subunit beta-2-like has product MVVWTDQERASIKEIFSKLNYEDAGQKALSRVLIVYPWTQRYFGDFGNLYNAEAILSNPKVAAHGAVVLHGLDKAVKNLDDIKNAYKDLSVLHSDKLHVDPDNFRLLGDCLTIVIAANMGSAFTPEKQAAWQKFLAVVVSALCRQYH; this is encoded by the exons ATGGTTGTGTGGACCGATCAAGAGCGTGCCAGCATCAAGGAGATTTTCAGCAAGCTTAACTATGAGGATGCTGGTCAAAAAGCTTTGAGCAG GGTCTTGATTGTGTATCCCTGGACTCAGCGGTACTTTGGAGATTTTGGAAACCTGTACAATGCAGAGGCCATCCTATCCAATCCAAAGGTCGCAGCCCACGGCGCTGTTGTACTTCACGGACTTGACAAAGCCGTGAAGAACTTGGACGATATCAAAAATGCCTACAAAGATCTGAGCGTGCTACACTCCGATAAACTGCACGTGGATCCTGACAACTTTAGG cTGTTGGGCGATTGTCTGACCATCGTGATTGCCGCGAATATGGGAAGCGCCTTCACACCTGAAAAGCAGGCTGCCTGGCAGAAATTCCTGGCTGTTGTCGTCTCTGCTCTATGCAGACAGTACCATTAA
- the hbae5 gene encoding hemoglobin, alpha embryonic 5, with protein sequence MSLSAKDKETVKALWAKISPKSADIGNEALSRMLLVYPQTKTYFAHWSDLTPGSAPVKSHGKKIFAGIGLAVEKIDDLFAGLLNLSELHAFQLRVDPANFKVFSHCILVVIAMLFPKDFTPEAHLALDKFLARVALALSDRYR encoded by the exons ATGAGTCTCTCAGCTAAGGACAAGGAAACCGTGAAGGCCCTCTGGGCTAAGATCTCTCCAAAGTCTGCAGACATTGGTAATGAGGCCTTGTCCAG AATGCTCCTGGTCTATCCTCAGACCAAGACCTACTTCGCTCACTGGAGTGACCTGACACCTGGTTCTGCTCCTGTAAAGAGCCATGGAAAGAAAATCTTTGCAGGAATTGGTCTGGCTGTTGAGAAAATTGACGATCTTTTCGCCGGCCTGCTCAATCTCAGCGAGCTGCATGCCTTTCAACTGAGAGTTGATCCTGCTAACTTCAAG GTCTTCTCCCACTGCATTCTTGTGGTGATTGCCATGCTATTCCCCAAGGACTTCACACCTGAAGCACATTTGGCCTTGGACAAGTTCCTTGCAAGAGTGGCACTGGCTCTGTCTGACAGATATCGTTAA
- the aqp8a.2 gene encoding aquaporin-8a.2 — translation MTMDAEKLELQELDKTLLQKTEAKPQGKYVRVIQPCVAELVGTMFFVFIGCVSVIENVETAGRLQPALVHGLAVAVLVACMAEISGSHFNPPFTIAIYLCGGMQMAMVVPYIISQLIGGVLGAAMSKVMTSHENYMNATGAAFDILQSDDQLGKAVFAEITMTCLVTMVVLLGAVNGKSKSPMVPFMVGCTVIINVLAGGDVSGTCLNPARAFGPALMANHWTYHWVYWVGPVGGGLVAAGLVRLLLGDEKMRVILK, via the exons ATGACAATGGATGCAGAGAAGTTAGAGCTTCAAGAATTGGACAAAACATTACTACAGAAGACGGAAGCTAAGCCTCAGGGCAAATATGTGAGAGTGATCCAGCCCTGTGTTGCCGAGCTGGTGGGCACAATGTTTTTTGTCTTCATTGGCTGCGTGTCTGTAATTGAGAATGTAGAGACTGCGGGCAGACTACAGCCAGCGCTCGTACATGGTTTGGCAGTGGCTGTGTTGGTAGCATGTATGGCAGAAATCAG CGGTTCACATTTCAACCCCCCCTTTACCATTGCTATCTATTTATGTGGTGGAATGCAAATGGCAATGGTTGTTCCCTACATTATCAGTCAGCTTATCGGTGGTGTACTGGGAGCAGCTATGTCAAAG GTTATGACATCACATGAGAACTACATGAATGCCACTGGGGCAGCGTTTGATATTCTTCAATCTGATGACCAACTGGGGAAGGCTGTCTTTGCTGAAATTACCATGACGTGTCTGGTTACTATGGTGGTGCTACTGGGGGCAGTGAATGGGAAGAGCAAAAGTCCCATGGTGCCATTTATGGTGGGCTGCACAGTTATTATTAATGTTCTGGCAGG AGGTGATGTTTCAGGTACGTGTTTGAACCCTGCAAGAGCTTTTGGGCCTGCTTTGATGGCTAACCACTGGACTTATCACTGGGTATACTGGGTCGGCCCAGTCGGGGGAGGTCTGGTTGCTGCTGGTCTGGTTAG GCTTCTGCTTGGAGATGAAAAGATGCGAGTGATACTGAAATAA
- the aqp8a.1 gene encoding aquaporin-8a.1, with protein MSGTESKSELFTVTTGDGGDGQQNQPKKLSSFERYIQPCLAEIVGSTLFMFVGCVSVMGNVGISGSIQPALAHGLALGIAIAIFGEISGGHFNPAVSVCVYLIGGMELILLVPYILSQMLGGVIAASLAKAVTTDIAFGNASGAAFNAVQSVDTMGSATMAEMIMTFFLTIVVSMSAVNGRTRSDLAPFCIGLTVTANILAGGGISGACMNPARAFGPAIVSGYWTYHWIYWVGPLTGALVTVSIVRLIMGDKKIRVIFK; from the exons ATGTCTGGAACTGAGTCAAAGTCAGAACTCTTCACTGTAACAACAGGCGATGGAGGAGACGGTCAACAGAATCAGCCCAAAAAGTTGTCCTCTTTTGAACGCTACATTCAACCATGCCTGGCAGAGATTGTGGGCTCCACTCTTTTCATGTTTGTCGGGTGTGTGTCTGTCATGGGTAACGTGGGCATCAGCGGGAGCATCCAGCCTGCTCTGGCACATGGACTTGCATTGGGGATTGCAATCGCAATTTTTGGAGAAATAAG TGGTGGTCACTTCAATCCagctgtctctgtgtgtgtttatctTATTGGAGGAATGGAACTCATTCTCCTGGTGCCATACATCCTCTCCCAAATGCTTGGTGGGGTGATCGCTGCCAGTCTTGCCAAA GCTGTCACTACGGATATTGCATTTGGAAATGCATCTGGAGCAGCGTTCAATGCAGTTCAATCCGTTGATACCATGGGCTCTGCGACTATGGCCGAGATGATAATGACTTTCTTTTTAACTATAGTTGTCAGCATGAGTGCCGTAAATGGAAGAACCCGGAGTGATCTCGCTCCTTTCTGCATCGGACTCACTGTGACTGCAAATATCTTGGCTGG AGGTGGAATCTCAGGAGCGTGTATGAATCCAGCACGAGCGTTTGGACCTGCGATAGTGTCCGGTTACTGGACCTACCACTGGATATATTGGGTGGGACCTTTGACTGGTGCCCTGGTCACCGTCAGCATTGTTAG GTTGATAATGGGCGATAAGAAGATccgtgttattttcaaatga